The DNA segment CTTcaccctcttctttctctgcaagccagaaggcaggaGGAGGCTTCAGCCCCAGCCCAGTCCAGCCCTCGCCCCGGCATTCTCCCTTACCCGTCTCATCCTTTGGCCAGAGCTTGGGTGCCTGTAGCCCCATGTAAGTCAAAGATAGATCCAGCCGCacctgggaagagggaggaagacgTCTGCACTGAGGGAAAGGGGGGAGATGAGGGGTGGCCTCTTGTAGCCCATGGCCCAGTACCTGGGGTGTGAAGACATATTTGTAGAGCTTGAAGTGGCGGAAGTAGGTGTTGACCACATAATCTGCCAGGGCCAGCAGCTGTTCCTCCTTAAAGAGGTTGATACTGAAGGGGGGCCGCTGTGGGGATGATTGGGAGTTAGAGGACTGACCACCTCCTGAAGCCCTCACCTTTTCTCCAAGTGCCCGGCAATCCAGGAGCAGGAAGAGCCCACTGTGGCCTTCAGAGGAAGATGAGGGTCATGTGTGTaagagagggtgggaggctggGCTAGACCTTATCTGGGGGGAGAGTGAAACTGACCCTGATTCCGTGGCAAAAAAGAACACTGGTGAAGTAGCGGTAACATTCCTCCACGTTGCCCAAGGGGGTTGCTGGGAGGGAAGGCAAGATGTGACAGTGAGTACTCTCCCTGATAATCATTCATTTTAGTCACTCAACAGCTACTTATTGAGCATGAGCTTTAGAAGTAGAAAGATATAGGCAACAAATATTGAGTACCCACTATgcactgttctgggcactgaACCAGACAAGTTCCTGCCCTTAAGAAGCGTATTTTCTAGTGGAAGTGACAGACAATAAACCAAGAAATACATAGTTTAGCTCTCGTTAAACATTCTGTAGAAAATTAGTTCCAGGAGTAAAGCAAGAGCTGTTTTATTGAGCACTGTGCATGTATCTAcatctattatatataatatttctcaGAACAGTTTCATAACGTTAGTGCTGTAGCCttattatagataaggaaatagaggatTTCAAAGGTGAAATAACGGGTGTGATACTGCTGCTAGTGATGACAGAACAAAGATTTCAGGTGCTAATCCTGCTTTTACTTCCCCTGGTCACTTATGCcagccttctcctctcccctggaCTCACAGCCCTCGGGGGCCTTCTCTTACCAATACAGGCCTTGTGAAGATCTTGGAGCAGGGCACAAGCCGTTGATGTCTGCTCCAGGGAGAAGCCTTGTTGCCGGCAGAAGATGAGTGCATGGGAGAAGAGGTCCAGGGTGATGGCGTCCCGCAGGCTCTGCGCAGGAGAGCCTAGTCCCAACAGCTCGGCCAGCACccttgggagggagagaggaaggaatgagTGACAACCGGAGCCTCTCTTCACCGCCCCACACTAGTGTACAacaggctttggagccaggcaTTCCTCATGCCTTCCCAGCCCATCCACCTCCCAGCCTTCCCCAAGAGCTAGCTCTTattcccctccctgctccccttgCATACTCCCTCATCTCCTCAACATTGGCTGTCTTCTCCAGCCTGTGCATGGAATGGATGTCCAGGTACTTCCTGtcataggaaaagaggggaaaaggtGTTGGTGGCCATTATGCATTACCCTCATAACAGGGCTATGATGGCTAGAGCACTGGACTGGGAACCAAGAGACCTGAGTTAGAGGTTTGGCCCTTCCACTGAATTGCTGTGTAACCTTAGGCAGGtcacttccctctctgggcctcactttctccatctgtaaatagAGGGTATGGCCAAAATGAACTCATGATCCTCTTCATTTCTAAAGCGTAGGATTAGGAAACTTGAGTTCTGGTCTCTGCCACTCCCTACCGTATAACTGGGCAAGTCTCCCTCTGTGAACCTCAGTGTCCCCATTTGTACAATGCTCCGTAGAGGCACTGATACTACATTTACATTCTCAGTCTTTGGCTCCCCTCTTCTCACATTCTCTTTGGACTGGGGCAGCAGGAGACCTGACTTAGTCATCTCGGGTAATTGCATCTCtgggcttcagtctcctcatctgtaaaatgaggataccGTTGCTGTTTGACAGGATTGTGGGGAAGCCCTAAAGGAGTAATACAAGTGTGAAGGGTAACTTTCCCCCAAAGCTCTTCACACTCACCATATGCAGATCCGGGGCTGGGGCAGTGGCGGCTGCAGAGAGAAAGCGCATTGGGAAAGGCAGAGCTCTGTTGTTCATGGCCCCTAGTTCTTGAGCCGTTGCGAATCTCTAGCGGGCCTAAGAACGCGTTAACTTGCCTTCTCATCTTAAAGACTAGCTACGAGCAATGCTGGCGGGCTGGGCTTCAGCGACCCCTAAGTACTATTCATGAGCATATTAACAAGGGGGGGTCACACACCCCCGTCTCTTCACCAAGGCAGCCCGGGAAACGTCTTGAACGTTAGAAAGCATAACGACGGGTGGCGCCCTGCTGGGGAGCCCTTTTATAAACATTCATGAGCGGACGACTCTGTCCAGTCCTCACCGGGAACAAGTCGGCTGCAGGATCCTCATCCGCATTCACCGAAGCCACGGTTCCCGACTCGGTATGCACACCTGTTCCCATCCGCGTGGCCGATTCATCCAATGACCTGAGGTCTTTCTTGGGTTCTCTCCGCAATTCGTAGTGCTGTTCAAGCTCCGATTGCATTTTCAGTCCCTGGAATTGGCTGGACTTCCGGCGGATCATCTTGTCGCTCCTCTGTGCTGCGGGGCACCACAGGTTCTGTCCTGCCTCGGTTCTGGGACAGCCGGTTCTCCGGCAGAGGCTGCCAAGGCCTGGCCCTCTATCG comes from the Delphinus delphis chromosome 15, mDelDel1.2, whole genome shotgun sequence genome and includes:
- the CFAP119 gene encoding cilia- and flagella-associated protein 119 isoform X4, with translation MIRRKSSQFQGLKMQSELEQHYELRREPKKDLRSLDESATRMGTGVHTESGTVASVNADEDPAADLFPPPLPQPRICIWKYLDIHSMHRLEKTANVEEMREVLAELLGLGSPAQSLRDAITLDLFSHALIFCRQQGFSLEQTSTACALLQDLHKACIATPLGNVEECYRYFTSVLFCHGIRRPPFSINLFKEEQLLALADYVVNTYFRHFKLYKYVFTPQVRLDLSLTYMGLQAPKLWPKDETEKEEGEEVEEQALTPDEEEPETVVQPEPEPSQVSILRAYIKTQMNKELEQLQQLVEEQLKASEERLSSKLTALERPLQLPPGKGKNKT
- the CFAP119 gene encoding cilia- and flagella-associated protein 119 isoform X1, encoding MIRRKSSQFQGLKMQSELEQHYELRREPKKDLRSLDESATRMGTGVHTESGTVASVNADEDPAADLFPPPLPQPRICIWKYLDIHSMHRLEKTANVEEMREVLAELLGLGSPAQSLRDAITLDLFSHALIFCRQQGFSLEQTSTACALLQDLHKACIATPLGNVEECYRYFTSVLFCHGIRRPPFSINLFKEEQLLALADYVVNTYFRHFKLYKYVFTPQVLGHGLQEATPHLPPFPQCRRLPPSSQVRLDLSLTYMGLQAPKLWPKDETGKGECRGEGWTGLGLKPPPAFWLAEKEEGEEVEEQALTPDEEEPETVVQPEPEPSQVSILRAYIKTQMNKELEQLQQLVEEQLKASEERLSSKLTALERPLQLPPGKGKNKT
- the CFAP119 gene encoding cilia- and flagella-associated protein 119 isoform X3 codes for the protein MIRRKSSQFQGLKMQSELEQHYELRREPKKDLRSLDESATRMGTGVHTESGTVASVNADEDPAADLFPPPLPQPRICIWKYLDIHSMHRLEKTANVEEMREVLAELLGLGSPAQSLRDAITLDLFSHALIFCRQQGFSLEQTSTACALLQDLHKACIATPLGNVEECYRYFTSVLFCHGIRRPPFSINLFKEEQLLALADYVVNTYFRHFKLYKYVFTPQVRLDLSLTYMGLQAPKLWPKDETGKGECRGEGWTGLGLKPPPAFWLAEKEEGEEVEEQALTPDEEEPETVVQPEPEPSQVSILRAYIKTQMNKELEQLQQLVEEQLKASEERLSSKLTALERPLQLPPGKGKNKT
- the CFAP119 gene encoding cilia- and flagella-associated protein 119 isoform X2, with the protein product MIRRKSSQFQGLKMQSELEQHYELRREPKKDLRSLDESATRMGTGVHTESGTVASVNADEDPAADLFPPPLPQPRICIWKYLDIHSMHRLEKTANVEEMREVLAELLGLGSPAQSLRDAITLDLFSHALIFCRQQGFSLEQTSTACALLQDLHKACIATPLGNVEECYRYFTSVLFCHGIRRPPFSINLFKEEQLLALADYVVNTYFRHFKLYKYVFTPQVLGHGLQEATPHLPPFPQCRRLPPSSQVRLDLSLTYMGLQAPKLWPKDETEKEEGEEVEEQALTPDEEEPETVVQPEPEPSQVSILRAYIKTQMNKELEQLQQLVEEQLKASEERLSSKLTALERPLQLPPGKGKNKT